The following coding sequences lie in one Bacteroides helcogenes P 36-108 genomic window:
- a CDS encoding glycoside hydrolase family 2 TIM barrel-domain containing protein, with translation MNKKYKMILAVMSVLPLFAYAQVRTTQTLEKGWKFTREDSSDFSQKVFDDSKWQPVTIPHDWAISGPFSINNDKQNVAISQDGQKEAMEHAGRTGGLPFVGTGWYRLNFDAPTFTIGKKATFIFDGAMSHARVYINGKEAGFWPYGYNSFCVDATPYLKAGEKNTLAVRLENETESSRWYPGAGLYRNVHLVINQDAYIPTWGTQITTPIIKDDFAKVHVKTQFIMPEGKRITDYRIKTEILGPDNKMISSDDRPGNKLEDNFFSQDFIIYHPALWSPESPTLYTAVSKVYDGETLKDEYTTSFGIRSIKIIPDKGFYLNGKPTVFKGVCNHHDLGPLGGIANEAGIRRQIRILKDMGCNAIRTSHNMPAPELIRACDEMGMMVMAESFDEWKSAKVQNGYHKVFDEWAEKDLVNLLHQFRNNPSIVMWCIGNEVPDQWNGDRGPKLSRFLQDICHREDPTRPVTQGMDAPDAVVNNNMAAVMDVAGFNYRPHKYQTNYQKLPQQIILGSETASTVSSRGVYKFPVVRRSMQKYPDHQSSSYDVEHCGWSNLPEDDFIWHEDKPYCIGEFVWTGFDYLGEPTPYYTDWPSHSSLFGIIDLAGLPKDRYYLYRSHWNKNEETLHILPHWNWQGREGEVTPIFVYTNYPSAELFINGKSQGMRTKDLSVTIENSADSVSTANFKRQQRYRLMWMDTKYEPGTVKIIAYDKNGKAIAEKEMHTAGKPHHIELIPDRTQIKADGKDLSFITVRVVDKDGNLCPLAENEIAFKVKGAGTYRAGANGNPASLESFQMPRMKVFNGMMTAIVSSMDKAGKITLEATGKGLVKGVVNLESK, from the coding sequence ATGAACAAGAAGTATAAAATGATCTTAGCTGTCATGTCTGTCCTACCCTTGTTTGCCTATGCACAAGTGCGTACAACACAGACTCTTGAGAAAGGCTGGAAGTTTACTCGTGAAGACAGCAGCGATTTCAGCCAAAAAGTATTTGATGACAGCAAATGGCAGCCTGTCACCATACCTCACGACTGGGCTATTTCCGGTCCTTTCAGCATTAACAATGATAAACAAAATGTTGCTATCAGCCAAGATGGACAAAAAGAGGCAATGGAACATGCCGGACGTACAGGAGGGCTTCCTTTTGTGGGCACAGGATGGTATCGGCTGAATTTTGACGCTCCCACTTTCACCATAGGAAAAAAGGCTACTTTCATTTTTGACGGAGCCATGAGCCACGCACGTGTTTATATCAACGGGAAAGAAGCCGGATTTTGGCCTTATGGCTACAATTCCTTTTGTGTGGATGCCACTCCTTATCTGAAGGCAGGTGAAAAAAACACATTAGCTGTTCGTCTTGAAAACGAGACAGAGTCTTCACGTTGGTATCCCGGAGCCGGACTTTATCGTAACGTCCATTTAGTAATCAATCAAGATGCCTACATCCCAACATGGGGAACTCAAATTACGACTCCGATAATAAAAGATGATTTTGCCAAAGTTCATGTGAAAACCCAATTCATCATGCCTGAAGGGAAAAGAATAACCGACTATCGTATTAAAACAGAAATTCTGGGGCCGGATAACAAAATGATATCCTCGGATGACAGACCCGGAAACAAGCTGGAAGACAATTTTTTCAGTCAAGACTTCATAATTTACCATCCGGCTTTGTGGTCACCCGAAAGCCCAACTTTATATACTGCCGTATCTAAAGTGTATGACGGTGAAACTTTGAAAGATGAATACACCACCTCTTTCGGCATCCGTTCTATTAAAATCATTCCCGACAAAGGATTCTACCTTAACGGAAAACCTACTGTATTCAAAGGAGTATGCAATCATCATGATCTCGGTCCTTTGGGTGGCATTGCAAATGAAGCGGGCATCCGTCGGCAAATCCGTATCTTGAAGGACATGGGCTGCAATGCTATCCGTACCTCTCACAACATGCCTGCTCCAGAGCTGATTCGTGCTTGCGATGAAATGGGAATGATGGTGATGGCAGAATCATTCGACGAATGGAAAAGTGCCAAAGTACAGAATGGCTATCATAAGGTATTTGATGAATGGGCTGAAAAAGACTTAGTAAACCTACTACACCAATTCCGCAATAACCCCAGTATAGTGATGTGGTGCATAGGCAACGAAGTACCCGATCAGTGGAATGGAGATCGTGGTCCCAAGCTATCACGCTTCCTGCAAGATATCTGCCACCGTGAAGATCCTACACGTCCTGTTACTCAAGGCATGGATGCTCCAGACGCCGTAGTAAACAACAATATGGCTGCCGTCATGGATGTGGCAGGATTCAACTACCGTCCGCATAAGTATCAAACCAACTATCAGAAACTTCCACAACAGATTATCTTGGGTAGTGAAACTGCCTCAACAGTCAGCTCACGCGGTGTGTATAAGTTCCCCGTAGTGCGCCGTTCAATGCAGAAATATCCTGATCATCAATCCTCTTCATACGATGTTGAGCATTGTGGTTGGTCTAATCTACCCGAAGATGATTTTATATGGCACGAAGACAAGCCATACTGTATCGGAGAATTTGTCTGGACCGGCTTCGACTATTTAGGTGAACCCACTCCTTACTATACCGACTGGCCCAGCCATTCTTCTCTATTTGGTATTATTGATCTTGCCGGATTGCCTAAAGATCGCTACTATCTTTACCGCAGCCATTGGAACAAGAATGAAGAGACTCTGCATATTTTGCCACACTGGAACTGGCAAGGGCGTGAAGGGGAAGTAACTCCCATATTCGTTTATACCAATTATCCTTCGGCCGAACTGTTCATCAACGGAAAAAGTCAAGGAATGCGTACAAAAGATCTCTCCGTAACGATTGAAAACAGTGCCGATTCTGTTTCGACCGCAAACTTCAAGCGCCAGCAGCGCTATCGCCTCATGTGGATGGATACCAAATATGAGCCAGGCACAGTAAAAATAATAGCTTATGATAAAAATGGAAAGGCTATTGCCGAGAAAGAAATGCATACCGCAGGTAAACCTCATCATATTGAATTAATTCCAGACCGTACACAAATCAAGGCAGATGGAAAAGATTTATCATTCATCACTGTCAGAGTGGTGGACAAAGATGGCAATCTATGCCCGCTTGCTGAAAATGAAATCGCTTTCAAAGTAAAAGGTGCTGGCACATACCGTGCCGGAGCCAATGGGAATCCGGCCTCGCTTGAATCATTCCAAATGCCCAGGATGAAAGTATTCAACGGCATGATGACTGCAATCGTTTCTTCTATGGATAAAGCAGGAAAGATTACACTGGAAGCCACCGGCAAAGGCTTGGTTAAAGGTGTAGTAAACCTTGAAAGTAAGTAA
- a CDS encoding ROK family transcriptional regulator produces MKQHLLKEIEHGSKNALLKKRIITHYIYNGSSTITDLSKELDLSVPTVTKFISEMYEEGYINDYGKLETSGGRHPNLYGLNPESGYFIGVDIKRFAVNIGLINFKGDMMELKMNIPYKFENTPEALEELCRLIRTFIKKANVNTEKILNININISGRVNPESGYSFSLFNFSEQPLAEILTDKIGYPVCIDNDTRAMTYGEYLQGRVKGEKNIIFVNVSWGLAIGIIINGEIYIGKSGFSGEFGHVNAFDNEILCHCGKKGCLETEASGSALHRILLERINNGESSILSGRATMKEDPLTLDEIIAAVNKEDLLCIEIVEEIGQKLGKQIAGLINIFNPELVIIGGTLSLTGDYITQPIKTAVRKYSLNLVNKDSVISTSKLKDKAGIIGACMLARSRMFES; encoded by the coding sequence ATGAAACAACATCTTTTAAAAGAAATAGAACATGGAAGTAAAAATGCACTTCTAAAAAAACGAATCATTACACATTATATATATAACGGCAGTTCTACTATCACAGATTTGTCTAAGGAATTAGATTTAAGTGTACCTACTGTTACTAAATTCATTAGTGAAATGTATGAGGAAGGATACATCAATGACTATGGAAAATTAGAAACCAGTGGAGGAAGACACCCCAATTTGTATGGGCTGAATCCAGAATCCGGGTATTTCATCGGGGTGGATATCAAAAGATTTGCTGTCAATATAGGCCTGATTAATTTCAAAGGTGATATGATGGAACTAAAAATGAATATTCCATACAAGTTTGAAAATACTCCGGAAGCACTGGAAGAATTATGCAGGCTCATCCGAACTTTTATAAAGAAAGCCAATGTCAATACAGAAAAAATACTCAATATAAACATCAACATATCCGGCCGTGTCAATCCAGAATCAGGATATAGCTTTAGCCTGTTTAACTTTTCAGAACAACCATTGGCAGAGATACTGACAGACAAAATAGGATATCCAGTCTGCATAGACAATGATACCCGTGCCATGACCTATGGAGAATACTTGCAAGGAAGAGTTAAAGGAGAAAAAAACATCATCTTTGTCAATGTAAGCTGGGGACTTGCTATCGGTATTATCATAAATGGAGAAATTTATATTGGAAAGTCTGGATTTTCAGGAGAATTCGGACATGTCAATGCTTTCGACAATGAAATTCTTTGTCATTGCGGAAAGAAAGGCTGTTTAGAAACAGAAGCGTCAGGTTCGGCACTACACCGCATACTATTAGAACGGATTAATAATGGAGAAAGTTCTATCCTATCCGGTCGTGCAACCATGAAAGAAGATCCGCTAACATTAGATGAGATTATAGCGGCCGTAAACAAAGAAGATTTGCTCTGCATTGAAATAGTGGAAGAAATTGGTCAAAAATTAGGAAAACAAATAGCCGGACTCATCAATATATTTAATCCGGAACTGGTAATCATAGGTGGAACATTATCTCTGACCGGTGACTATATCACTCAACCTATAAAGACAGCAGTCAGAAAATACTCTTTAAATTTAGTAAATAAAGACTCTGTTATTTCCACATCCAAACTGAAAGATAAAGCAGGTATTATAGGAGCTTGTATGCTTGCACGAAGCAGGATGTTCGAGAGCTAA
- a CDS encoding WbuC family cupin fold metalloprotein — MKLITEELLDSVTRQAKESPRLRMNYNFHTTMDAPIHRLLNALEPGTYLPPHRHTDKEETYLVLRGSLLVFFYDEEGNAIEKAHLNPVEGKYGLEIPPYTWHSIIALESGTAIFEIKKGPYQPLSPQDLASWAPVASDKEGVEAFMKRMLEL, encoded by the coding sequence ATGAAGTTGATAACAGAAGAATTGTTGGATTCTGTTACAAGACAGGCTAAGGAGAGTCCCCGTTTACGTATGAATTATAATTTTCATACAACAATGGATGCACCTATACATCGTTTGTTGAATGCCTTGGAACCAGGTACATATCTACCTCCGCACCGCCATACCGATAAAGAGGAAACTTATCTGGTTTTGCGTGGAAGTTTATTGGTTTTCTTTTATGACGAAGAGGGTAATGCGATAGAGAAAGCACATCTCAATCCGGTAGAAGGTAAATATGGTTTAGAAATTCCTCCTTATACATGGCATAGTATCATAGCCTTAGAGTCGGGGACTGCTATCTTTGAGATAAAGAAAGGTCCCTACCAGCCCCTTTCTCCCCAAGATCTTGCTTCGTGGGCTCCTGTAGCCTCTGATAAAGAAGGTGTGGAAGCTTTTATGAAGCGGATGTTGGAACTTTAG
- a CDS encoding UpxY family transcription antiterminator, protein MEKANGMIMDNNMMCWHALYTPPKSEHKLMQYLNAAGYATYCPMQVVFVKWNGKKKEIVTPLFSGCLFVAGDTEKVMPLVASQKATFIVDKKGNSLSIEADKAELPAIFIRLLK, encoded by the coding sequence ATGGAAAAAGCAAACGGTATGATAATGGATAATAATATGATGTGTTGGCATGCATTATATACGCCGCCAAAGTCAGAACATAAATTGATGCAGTATCTGAATGCTGCCGGATATGCAACATACTGCCCGATGCAGGTCGTATTTGTGAAATGGAACGGAAAAAAGAAAGAGATAGTTACACCTCTCTTTTCCGGCTGCTTGTTTGTGGCCGGTGATACTGAAAAAGTAATGCCTTTGGTAGCTTCTCAAAAAGCAACATTTATAGTAGATAAAAAAGGTAATAGTTTGTCTATTGAAGCTGACAAAGCTGAACTTCCTGCAATATTTATTCGATTATTGAAGTAA
- a CDS encoding Wzz/FepE/Etk N-terminal domain-containing protein, whose translation MSEEKIQNTSPQQPEEQEIDLIELARKVWVDRKLVFKTCGIAAFIGLIVSFSIPKEYSTSVTLAPESGGKSGGGSMGALAAMAGINLGSSSGEDALSPDLYPDIVSSTPFLIELFDVRVKDQKGKVDTTLYAYLKDYQRGPWWGAIMSAPFKALGWTISLFRDKPEEGDGTEFNPFHLTLDEAKIADALSKRISISADKKTGVTTLAVTMQDPMISASLTDTVMHCLQNYITDYRTNKARHDLAFTAKLYEEAKVSYTEAQKKYANFVDANQNIILLSYRAEQERLQNEMNLAYQVYTQVSQQLQMAKAKVQEITPVYTVVQPATVPLRPAKPNKVMILIGFVFLAGVGSVGWILFVKDLLKGWKKQTV comes from the coding sequence ATGAGTGAAGAAAAGATACAAAATACGTCTCCTCAACAACCGGAGGAACAAGAAATTGATTTGATTGAGCTTGCTCGGAAAGTTTGGGTTGATCGCAAGTTGGTTTTTAAGACATGTGGTATCGCTGCCTTTATCGGATTAATTGTTTCATTCAGTATTCCTAAAGAATATTCTACCAGCGTGACTTTAGCTCCTGAAAGCGGAGGAAAGTCCGGTGGTGGAAGCATGGGGGCGCTTGCTGCTATGGCAGGTATTAATTTAGGCAGTTCTTCCGGTGAAGATGCTTTATCTCCCGACCTGTATCCTGACATCGTTAGTTCTACTCCGTTTCTCATCGAATTATTTGATGTGAGAGTTAAAGATCAGAAAGGCAAGGTAGATACGACTTTATATGCTTATCTTAAAGATTATCAACGAGGACCTTGGTGGGGAGCTATAATGTCTGCCCCTTTTAAAGCTTTAGGCTGGACAATATCCTTATTTAGAGATAAACCGGAGGAAGGTGATGGCACGGAATTTAATCCTTTTCATCTGACACTGGATGAAGCAAAGATTGCAGATGCTTTGAGCAAGCGTATTTCTATTTCTGCAGATAAGAAGACCGGTGTGACTACATTGGCTGTAACAATGCAGGATCCGATGATTTCTGCTTCACTGACTGACACTGTTATGCATTGTTTGCAAAATTATATCACTGATTATAGGACCAATAAGGCTCGGCATGATTTAGCTTTTACAGCGAAATTATATGAAGAAGCTAAGGTGAGTTATACTGAGGCTCAGAAAAAATATGCCAATTTCGTAGATGCGAACCAAAATATAATTTTGTTGAGTTACCGTGCGGAACAGGAACGTTTACAAAATGAAATGAATTTAGCATATCAAGTATATACACAAGTATCCCAACAATTACAGATGGCTAAAGCCAAAGTTCAGGAAATAACTCCGGTATATACGGTAGTACAACCCGCTACAGTGCCTTTGCGCCCTGCAAAGCCTAATAAAGTAATGATTTTGATAGGTTTTGTGTTTTTGGCAGGCGTAGGTAGTGTAGGCTGGATTTTATTTGTGAAAGATTTATTAAAAGGATGGAAAAAGCAAACGGTATGA
- a CDS encoding polysaccharide biosynthesis protein — translation MNLRVYYEYFSSHIASKWIVLLIDVIVVATAMLSAYVLQFQISYILYKTSLYVWMLVFSLLSNIFFFHILQTYVGVIRFSSFVDIYRVFLSLTLSYGILGIGNFCWSILSSVETLPSSILFIAYVFTFFFMVCLRIGAKMLYEIIAFDVRHSVNVFIYGSHGAGVNVAKSLRVSQNNRFRLRGFISDEPDMIGKHTMGCRVYANDNELLDCIKEKNVHAVIVSPEKIVDLETSGILNRLFSNGIKVMMVPPLSDCMDGELIKDIQIEDWLRKEPIQINNREIASHVEGGRIMIIGAAGVIGRGIVRQLASLNPYLLILVDQAESPLYDVQLELSDYWKNLNVRVLVADITNRTRMEAIFKETQPQLVFHVAAYKQPQLMEDYVSESLQVNVLGTMNIADLVVQYNVCRMVLISTDKAIHPVWAVEYTKRLSEIYVQALGQKLQYTDELMGSQLVIVRFGDIDPNGLHGLITLSEVSMLVLEAGVMGGNGEIYVLEEKDKALSMSAHYKKIKQEISSLCDYGRIRESLSVLIKYSYTEKTAILLNEMKKIISDLDISSITLKDMT, via the coding sequence ATGAATCTAAGAGTATATTATGAATACTTTTCATCTCATATTGCGTCTAAATGGATAGTTTTGCTGATAGATGTGATAGTCGTAGCGACAGCTATGTTGTCTGCATATGTACTTCAATTTCAGATATCCTACATTCTTTATAAGACTTCTTTATATGTCTGGATGCTTGTTTTCTCCTTATTGAGTAATATTTTTTTCTTTCATATTCTTCAAACTTATGTGGGGGTAATTCGTTTTTCATCTTTTGTCGATATTTATCGTGTGTTCCTGTCTTTGACTTTGAGTTATGGGATATTGGGGATTGGTAATTTTTGCTGGTCTATTTTGAGTAGTGTGGAAACTTTGCCAAGCAGTATTCTTTTTATTGCTTATGTTTTTACGTTTTTTTTCATGGTATGTCTGCGAATAGGAGCAAAAATGCTATATGAAATTATTGCTTTTGATGTGCGGCATTCTGTGAATGTGTTTATTTATGGATCTCATGGAGCCGGGGTGAATGTGGCGAAGTCTTTGCGGGTCAGTCAGAATAATCGTTTTCGTTTGCGAGGATTTATTTCAGATGAACCGGATATGATAGGAAAGCATACTATGGGATGTAGAGTATATGCAAATGATAATGAATTGCTTGATTGTATAAAAGAGAAAAATGTACATGCTGTCATTGTATCTCCTGAGAAAATTGTTGATTTAGAGACTTCCGGTATCTTAAATAGATTGTTTTCTAATGGTATTAAAGTTATGATGGTTCCTCCGTTGAGCGATTGTATGGATGGTGAATTGATTAAAGATATTCAGATAGAAGATTGGCTTCGGAAAGAACCGATACAAATTAATAATCGGGAAATTGCATCTCATGTAGAAGGGGGTAGAATTATGATTATAGGTGCTGCTGGTGTTATAGGGCGAGGAATCGTACGTCAACTGGCTTCGCTAAATCCATATTTGCTGATTTTGGTTGATCAAGCGGAGTCTCCTTTATATGATGTGCAATTGGAACTTTCCGATTATTGGAAAAATTTGAATGTACGTGTATTAGTGGCTGATATCACAAACCGGACACGTATGGAGGCTATATTTAAAGAAACTCAACCACAATTGGTGTTTCATGTAGCTGCCTATAAACAACCGCAATTAATGGAAGATTATGTGTCAGAGTCTCTGCAAGTTAATGTGCTGGGAACTATGAATATTGCTGATTTGGTAGTACAATACAACGTTTGTCGTATGGTACTAATTTCTACAGATAAAGCGATTCATCCTGTTTGGGCTGTGGAATACACCAAACGCCTCTCGGAAATATATGTGCAGGCATTGGGGCAGAAATTACAATATACAGATGAGTTGATGGGAAGTCAGTTGGTGATTGTACGTTTTGGAGATATTGATCCAAATGGACTGCATGGCTTAATAACTTTATCTGAGGTCTCTATGCTTGTTTTAGAGGCAGGAGTGATGGGAGGTAATGGGGAAATATATGTTCTTGAAGAAAAAGATAAGGCACTTTCGATGTCAGCTCATTATAAAAAAATAAAACAAGAAATATCTTCTCTTTGTGATTATGGGCGAATTCGTGAATCGCTTTCTGTATTGATTAAGTATAGTTATACTGAAAAGACGGCAATCTTATTAAATGAAATGAAAAAGATAATATCAGATTTGGACATTTCTTCCATAACATTGAAAGATATGACATAG
- a CDS encoding tyrosine-type recombinase/integrase — protein sequence MATIRLTVLNSIKENDGRLPILVCISQKGKRAYIKTEFLIDDIAEFDNGKVVYRKDANMMNKRIEFVFSQFKEKYDGIEDKEWLTALQIKQVVTSRQRPTHTSFIEFWKGRISEFREEGRDSYAKMNEETIRIFVKAEGDVPISAINTLLIEHFKKWMGRKGYANGNIGLRLTHLKARINELIKNGAIKTEIHPFAYTKIPTAEPKECDLTIDEFRKIQNTEVEGKRMNLAKDMILLSFYLCGINLKDLLSINLSGDAITYERTKTMHSKTGKGNITIPIHDCAKYIIDKYINKKGVLDLGYSYTYSNLQKYINLCMKELKKHLGIRQTLCFYSARKTFAQFASELGVYQTV from the coding sequence ATGGCAACAATCAGATTAACAGTTTTAAATTCCATTAAGGAAAACGATGGCAGACTCCCTATATTGGTCTGCATATCACAAAAAGGCAAAAGAGCCTACATCAAGACCGAATTTCTCATTGACGATATTGCGGAGTTTGATAATGGGAAAGTTGTCTATCGGAAAGACGCCAATATGATGAACAAACGAATAGAGTTTGTATTTTCTCAATTCAAGGAAAAATATGACGGTATTGAAGACAAGGAATGGCTCACCGCCCTGCAAATCAAACAAGTCGTAACCTCAAGGCAAAGACCGACACACACATCTTTTATAGAGTTTTGGAAAGGCAGAATTTCAGAGTTCAGGGAAGAAGGCAGGGATAGTTATGCAAAGATGAATGAGGAAACGATACGCATCTTCGTTAAAGCTGAGGGCGACGTGCCCATATCAGCCATCAATACATTGCTTATCGAGCACTTTAAGAAGTGGATGGGCAGAAAAGGATATGCCAATGGGAACATTGGACTTAGGCTAACCCATCTAAAAGCCAGGATTAACGAGCTAATAAAAAATGGAGCGATAAAAACAGAAATACACCCGTTCGCCTATACCAAAATCCCAACGGCAGAACCAAAAGAATGTGATTTGACGATAGACGAATTTAGAAAGATACAGAATACAGAAGTTGAGGGAAAACGAATGAACTTGGCAAAGGACATGATTCTGCTATCTTTTTATCTCTGCGGAATCAACCTAAAAGACTTGCTTTCTATAAACCTCAGTGGCGATGCCATTACTTACGAAAGAACTAAAACGATGCACTCAAAAACAGGAAAAGGAAACATCACCATACCGATACATGATTGTGCAAAATATATTATAGATAAATATATAAACAAGAAAGGCGTATTAGATTTAGGCTATTCCTATACTTACTCTAATCTACAAAAGTACATCAATCTCTGCATGAAGGAACTCAAAAAACACTTGGGCATCAGACAAACACTGTGTTTCTACTCCGCCCGTAAGACCTTCGCCCAGTTTGCTTCCGAACTTGGTGTATACCAGACGGTGTGA
- a CDS encoding DUF6549 family protein, translated as MKTLPWILVVLLTVIFVLFQQNHILRAERDRQTGNIEALMGEVKRYKMKDSLNVASMSSLNLTVKELKKYRAEDAKLIKELKLRPKDVEYITKVEIKTKDSLVYKIDTVGCFHYHDKWLRVDACMADSSMTIESRDSIAQIVHAIYKHRFLWWRWGVKGFRQEVVNFNPKSEIEYSEIVKISK; from the coding sequence ATGAAAACATTACCTTGGATATTAGTTGTATTGCTAACCGTGATTTTTGTTCTCTTTCAGCAGAATCATATACTCCGGGCAGAACGTGACCGGCAGACAGGCAATATTGAAGCTCTCATGGGCGAAGTGAAGCGTTATAAGATGAAAGACAGTTTGAATGTTGCCTCGATGTCTTCCTTAAACCTCACCGTTAAAGAATTAAAGAAGTATCGGGCAGAGGATGCCAAACTCATCAAGGAATTAAAATTACGACCTAAAGATGTGGAATATATTACTAAGGTAGAAATTAAGACTAAAGATAGTCTTGTCTATAAGATTGATACGGTCGGGTGTTTTCATTATCATGATAAATGGTTGCGAGTGGATGCTTGTATGGCTGACAGTTCAATGACTATTGAATCAAGGGACAGTATTGCACAGATTGTACATGCTATTTATAAGCATCGGTTTCTTTGGTGGAGGTGGGGAGTAAAGGGCTTCCGACAGGAGGTTGTGAACTTCAATCCGAAGTCTGAAATTGAGTATAGCGAGATCGTAAAGATCAGTAAATAG
- a CDS encoding helix-turn-helix domain-containing protein produces the protein MNKVSKEQYEFALARVEELLPLVDDNTPANDKNAVELSVMSDIVIAYEKEHYPIEKPTVAELIELSLEEKGMSQKQLAGEIGISPSRVNDYISGRSEPTLKIARLLCRVLNIPPSAILGF, from the coding sequence ATGAATAAAGTTAGTAAAGAACAATATGAATTTGCTTTGGCAAGAGTAGAAGAACTTCTGCCATTGGTTGATGATAATACTCCTGCAAATGATAAGAATGCAGTGGAACTCTCCGTTATGTCTGATATTGTGATAGCTTACGAAAAAGAACATTATCCGATAGAAAAACCAACTGTTGCAGAATTGATAGAGTTATCTCTTGAAGAAAAAGGAATGAGTCAGAAGCAACTTGCTGGTGAGATTGGAATAAGTCCCTCACGGGTGAATGATTATATTTCTGGTCGTTCAGAGCCTACTCTCAAAATTGCGAGGTTGCTGTGTAGAGTGCTGAATATTCCTCCATCTGCGATACTGGGTTTCTGA